The following DNA comes from Polyangia bacterium.
TTGTGTGGGACGCCATCGACAAGGTGTGGAATGCCGCCGAAACCGAAGAACTTACGGGTTATCTCTGGGAACGCGGCGCTCTCAAGAAAAAAATCTCCACTGAAGGCCAAGTAGCTCCCGGCAAAGACTCGTGGGCGCGATTTGTTTGGGGCGAACTAATTCATGGCCCCCTTCTGCACCTCCTTCGCGAGGCTGCGATCCGGGAGCTAAACGATACCGGCGGCTTTACCCCATGGGAACTGGGCCACGAGGAGGTACGGCTCGCAGCAGAGGAGATCGCGCGGCGTTTGTGCAAGTCTGGACGCCGCGTGGTTGCTTTATGCCCTGTTGTCGGCCTCGCACTTGGCGACGACTGCGATCGATTTGAATCCGAGGTGGGTGTGGTCATTTATCGAATGACCGAAGACCGGAAACGCCTCCTTCTTTCCCGATTCGAATCCGAATTTGTCGACGAAGACATGTTGTCGTGGGCAGCGGACGCTCTAGTCGAGATCACCCAAACATTTTCAGCTGAAGACGACGACGACGTTGCAAGGTCGATTGCGAGCGCGCTCGACAGGATCAAGTGGTCCACGCTGGTCACGGCTGAAGGAACAGTGCCCGTCGAAGAAGGGCCAGTAATCATTCGAGGGCCAGCGGGGTGGCGAGGACGAACCCTTCGGCGTGGAGATCCCGTCGTCGGGAATCGATCCTGGCCTCACCACCGGATCACAGAGGACACTTGGCGAGCTATTGCTGCCGCGATTGAGGAATTGAAAAAGGCAGAAAGCGCCACCGTCGAACTGGAGCAAGCCGTGTGGCACTTTGGTAGATCGTGCACCGCAACGATCGGCAGGGACATTGTGCTGGAGTCAGCTATCGGCCTTGAGCACCTCCTCGTGCCGGATTCCGGCGAGGCGACCTACAAGCTTTCTGTCCACGGACTTGCGCTTCTGGGAGCCTCGGAGGGATTTTCGGTTGCCGATGAACTCGTCGACATCTATCGAATGAGAAGTCAGGCTGCTCACGGCTCCGGAAGTTCTGAACACAAGTTTAAGGAAACCGCACCGCGAGCCAGAATGCTTCTGGCTAAAGCCATCTGGGCGATTGTTCGCGGGATCAATGGGGGCTCTGTTCGCGTCACAGATGCCAAGGGAGACATCGGAAAGGCAGTAAAGGCGCACTTTCTCCGCATGATTGCGAGAGCTGTCCAACCCGGCGTTGAACCCGACGGGCCTCCGGCCCGCGGGTTAACGCCATGACGTTGGACGGACTGGAGACAAAGTGCCAAGTGTACTGATCGAAATCCGGCGCGCGATTCCCGCCGAAGAGGAATCTCGCCTCATGGAGGCGGTCCACTCGGCCTTACGAGAGGCCTTCAAGATTCTCCCAGGTGACAGGAACGTGCGCCTGGTCGTTCACGAACCCCATCGCTTTGCCTGCCCCCCGGAGCGAAGCCAACCGGAGCTCTACACACACATCAGCATCGACGCCTTCGCCGGCCGATCGCTTGATGCGAAGCGAGCTCTATACCGTGGCATCGTCGAAAAGTTGGAGGATCTCGGGATTCCGAAGGACCACGTTAAGATCATGTTGAAAGAGATCCCGAAGGAGAACTGGGGCATCCGAGGAGGCCACGCGGGTTGCGACGTAGAGCTGGGCTTCAAGATAGATGTATAGGTGGCGCCGTCCAACCCGGAATTGCAGCGGACGGGCTGCGCCCGCCGCTGAATTCCAGTATCGTTATGCGGACATCGAATGGTTGAGCAGGAATCGCTGATTTCTTCCGCACTCGAGAATGCGGTATGGGCATTCACGCTCGTGCGCCGACGCTATCCCCTCCTGATGGACACGGCGGCGGAACTCGGACGCGTTCGAGAACACGTCAATGTATACGGGCACAATGACGGTCTCATGCAAATCATGAGGGATTCATTCGACATGCTCGTTATCGATCTTTTCTCGATCCGAGAATCTCTGGTCGAGCGTGGCGGTCTCCTGGACCTGGTCCGGCAGTCACCTCAAATCCTTCGCCGTCGATCGCCCGAGGAGTTTCATCCGAATGAGACCGGCGCGGGGCTTTCGGACGAGGAGCGCACGCGAATGCTCCCGGATCTCATTCGCCTGACCCAAGAGCGCTATGCGCGCGGTATCAATACGGCTATCAACCGACTCGTCGGATCATCGGATCCCGTCACCGCCGAGAGCGTCGACCAGCTAATAGCAGATTTTCGGCGGGCCACCGAGGCGCTTGATCGAGACCGGAACCGAGTCAGGGCGCATCGGTATCAAAGGGGAAGTCACGATACAACCCACCTGTTTATCCCACTGC
Coding sequences within:
- a CDS encoding tautomerase family protein → MPSVLIEIRRAIPAEEESRLMEAVHSALREAFKILPGDRNVRLVVHEPHRFACPPERSQPELYTHISIDAFAGRSLDAKRALYRGIVEKLEDLGIPKDHVKIMLKEIPKENWGIRGGHAGCDVELGFKIDV